One Fuerstiella marisgermanici DNA window includes the following coding sequences:
- a CDS encoding DUF1501 domain-containing protein, producing MLHIKGEAGKDVCDSNLGRTRRDVLRVGGSSMLGLSLANMLQLKSATAANKSDIAGGPGWGKAKSIIMCYLQGGPSHLDLWDPKENVPENVKSVFSNISTKLPGVQFTENLPKLAQINDKFTMIRSMSYTPNGLFNHTAAIYQMMTGYTTDKVSPSGQLEPPSPKDFPNFGSNIVRLRPVDEPMLPFVMLPRPLQESSVIGKGGTAGFLGKAYDPYQLYPSGDDMDMSKMTRIKIDDLKLRPEVFSVRLNRRAKLRNTINAGMPKIDNAVKDLNLNQYYEQALDLIVSGRARESFDLAAESHTTRERYGRNTFGDSCLLARRLVEAGTRVVEVIWPKVANSDNHSWDHHTGLTKRMKTQSAPMLDGAVSGLIADLDERGMLKETLVVVVGEFGRSPQRGVSTSGNGNSDDGRDHWPYCYTGIIAGAGVKRGNVHGKSDKTASAPLEDPVHPQELLATIYHSFGIDPETMVYNHLNQPRELVKGQAVSAFFA from the coding sequence ATGCTGCACATCAAAGGCGAAGCTGGAAAAGACGTTTGTGACAGTAACCTCGGCCGCACGCGGCGAGACGTACTGCGAGTTGGCGGGTCCAGCATGCTGGGGCTTTCTCTGGCCAACATGTTGCAACTTAAGTCAGCCACGGCGGCCAACAAAAGCGACATTGCCGGCGGTCCCGGCTGGGGCAAAGCCAAGAGCATCATCATGTGCTATTTGCAGGGTGGGCCGTCACATCTGGATCTGTGGGATCCCAAGGAAAACGTGCCGGAAAATGTGAAGAGTGTCTTCAGCAACATTTCGACAAAGTTGCCAGGAGTTCAGTTCACCGAAAACCTGCCGAAGCTCGCTCAGATCAACGACAAATTCACGATGATCCGTTCCATGAGCTATACGCCCAACGGCCTGTTTAATCACACGGCCGCCATCTATCAGATGATGACCGGCTATACCACGGATAAGGTCAGTCCGTCCGGACAGCTCGAACCTCCCAGCCCGAAAGACTTCCCGAACTTCGGTTCTAACATCGTACGACTTCGTCCGGTGGATGAACCGATGCTTCCGTTCGTTATGTTGCCTCGTCCGCTGCAGGAAAGCAGTGTCATCGGCAAAGGGGGAACCGCCGGATTTTTGGGCAAAGCCTACGATCCGTACCAGCTGTATCCGTCCGGCGACGACATGGACATGTCGAAGATGACGCGGATCAAAATTGACGACCTGAAGCTACGGCCGGAAGTCTTTTCTGTGCGATTAAATCGTCGAGCCAAACTGCGTAACACGATCAACGCGGGCATGCCGAAGATCGACAACGCCGTGAAAGACCTGAATCTGAATCAATACTACGAACAGGCACTCGATCTGATCGTGTCCGGTCGAGCTCGCGAATCATTCGATCTCGCCGCCGAAAGCCACACGACCCGCGAACGATACGGCCGCAACACTTTTGGAGATTCCTGCCTGCTGGCTCGCCGCCTTGTCGAAGCAGGCACCCGAGTCGTTGAAGTGATCTGGCCTAAGGTCGCGAACTCTGACAACCATTCCTGGGACCACCACACGGGACTCACCAAACGCATGAAAACTCAGTCCGCCCCAATGCTGGACGGTGCAGTCTCCGGTCTCATTGCCGACCTTGACGAACGCGGAATGCTGAAAGAAACGCTGGTTGTCGTCGTGGGCGAATTCGGTCGTAGTCCGCAGCGAGGCGTCAGTACCAGCGGTAACGGCAACAGCGACGATGGACGTGATCACTGGCCGTACTGCTATACCGGCATCATCGCCGGAGCAGGCGTGAAGCGAGGAAACGTGCATGGCAAGTCAGACAAAACCGCGTCAGCGCCGCTGGAAGATCCCGTTCATCCGCAGGAGCTACTCGCCACCATCTACCATTCATTCGGCATCGATCCCGAAACAATGGTCTACAACCACCTGAACCAACCTCGCGAACTAGTCAAAGGCCAGGCCGTCAGCGCCTTCTTCGCGTAG
- a CDS encoding four helix bundle protein: MKVSAKKSFHDLVVWRKAHEFKLSVYKATKNFPTDERFGPASQLRRSAASITANIAEGCGRGSDADFGRFLQMAAGSASEVEYHILVARDLGYIDTQIDAASNSQVIEIKRMLTALIKKLEADR, from the coding sequence CTGAAGGTTTCCGCGAAAAAGTCGTTTCATGATTTAGTTGTCTGGAGGAAGGCTCACGAGTTCAAGCTTAGTGTTTACAAAGCAACGAAGAACTTTCCCACAGATGAACGGTTTGGGCCTGCCAGTCAGTTGCGCCGGTCGGCGGCGTCGATCACGGCCAACATCGCAGAAGGCTGCGGTCGAGGCAGTGATGCCGATTTCGGGCGTTTTCTACAAATGGCAGCCGGTTCCGCCAGTGAAGTCGAATACCATATTCTGGTTGCTCGTGATCTCGGCTACATTGACACACAGATTGACGCCGCGTCAAACTCACAAGTGATCGAAATCAAACGCATGCTGACCGCCTTAATCAAAAAGCTAGAAGCTGACCGCTGA
- a CDS encoding DUF1549 domain-containing protein, with protein sequence MNCLRNLVYAGQLSAIILTLAAASVVADEQPTEAASVSFHKQVKPILQAHCQGCHQPAKAKGDYVMTDFARLIGGGESGDSAIVPGKPDESYLITQITPENGKAAMPPKGKPLADVEVELIRKWIAEGAKDDTPPSTKIEYSRDNPPTYSLPPVVTSIDFAPDGKLLAVAGFNEVLLHNVDGSGLADRLIGLSERIESVRFSPDGQRLAVTGGQPGRMGEIQVWDVKNRELTLSHSVTFDTVYGASWSPDGKLIAFGCSDNTVRAIDAKTGEQVLYQGAHSDWVRDTVFTVENESPHVLSVSRDMTVKLTEVETNRFIDNVTSITPGALKGGINSIARHPERDEIVVGGSDGVPKVYRVFRITARKIGDDSNLIKSLQPMTGRVFGVAVSPDGKRIAAVSSLDGKGELSVSSYEFDTKLPDDLKAISAKLVRSRTPEEKKKLDDYRSKDIKQIANVKIDDSPLYAVAFHPNSRQVAVAGGDGTVRIIDTETGQPITTFAAAPVSQSSEQSQPVATNDLTWADSPLAGKETLPEGTAVTALTIQPSSVSLNNAFDYTQLLISGTLDSGDTIDVTRIAELQHDGAIVDITPSGFVKPKTDGTAKLVVKVGAVSVEVPMTVSGVGQPFVADFRTHVNPILSRVGCNQGTCHGSQKGKNGFKLSLRGYDPIYDIRAFTDDLAARRTNVASPANSLMLMKASGAVPHEGGQLFKPSSNYYEVVRNWVANGAKLDLSTPKVASISILPQNPVIQKIGSPQQIRIVATYADGSTKDVTREAYIDSGNTEVAVTNRWGLMTAIRRGEAPILARYEGAYTATTLTVMGDRDGFEWKEPESWSEIDKLVADKWQRMKIQPSGLCSDTEYLRRVHLDLTGLPPTAEQVRAFLADESETKVKRAAVVDQLIGNEDFVEYWTNKWADLLQVNRKFLGPEGSQAFRDWIRTEVAANTPYDKFVQQVITADGSNKDNPAASYYKILREPVDIMENTTHLFLGVRFNCNKCHDHPFEKWTQDQYYETAAYFARVGLKADPASGKRKIGGTAVEGAKPFYEVVFEKKDGEITHDRTGSVAPPEFPFDCDYDCPKEANRRQQLAAWITSPDNHYFAKSYVNRLWGYMLGVGIREPIDDLRAGNPATNPELLDYLTAEFVKSEFNVRHMLHLICKSRTYQLSLETNQWNEDDTQNYSHAIARRLPAEVLYDAIHRVVGTTSNIPGVPSGTRAAAIPDAGVKLPDGFLDNLGRPVRESACECERSADLQLGPIMALIGGPTVGTALDDPNSELAKLAKKIGDDRALIDELFIRILNRPATDVEIDATLASVGQIESDHQQLTKMLTEREEWWKEERPKLEASREKAIAEAKSELASFEKEIAPRRAEEEKARAEKQAAAQADFDKYNAETTKHASEYLAKHNSDAEWFLLESDTLTAPKGVSLERLSDRSIKATGKADKGAYTITVKTSLKDITAFRIEALQDTSLEGNGPGLPANGNFVVTEFDVQAAAAAKPAEFAKVDLANAQADFLQGGFNIALAIDGNTGNQNAWAVANAGGVTHWATFETKQPVGGDGGTILKFIIHQNHTAKEHLLGRFRISATQKAKPGLSLPESLKAIASVPADQRTDAQNATAVAWFGKSDATLAAKRAALNEAKKPLPEDPGVTERKERLGFVSQEITEDGKLVRLRADVEFSKKQLEAKRLTATQDLAWALINSPAFLFNH encoded by the coding sequence ATGAATTGCCTTCGGAACCTTGTCTACGCTGGCCAACTGAGTGCCATCATCCTGACTTTGGCCGCCGCCTCAGTTGTTGCTGACGAACAGCCGACTGAAGCAGCTTCGGTAAGTTTTCACAAGCAGGTGAAACCAATCCTGCAGGCTCATTGCCAGGGTTGTCACCAGCCCGCCAAGGCGAAGGGCGATTACGTGATGACAGACTTCGCCAGGCTGATCGGCGGGGGTGAGAGCGGCGACAGCGCGATCGTGCCCGGTAAGCCGGACGAAAGCTATCTGATCACTCAGATCACGCCCGAAAACGGCAAGGCCGCTATGCCGCCCAAAGGCAAGCCTCTGGCCGACGTTGAAGTTGAGCTTATTCGCAAGTGGATTGCCGAAGGCGCGAAAGACGACACACCGCCTTCGACAAAAATAGAATACAGTCGCGACAATCCGCCTACGTATTCGCTGCCGCCGGTTGTCACATCGATTGACTTTGCACCCGACGGCAAGCTTCTGGCTGTGGCCGGATTCAACGAAGTACTGCTGCACAACGTCGACGGTTCCGGATTGGCCGATCGCCTGATTGGGCTTTCCGAACGTATCGAGTCCGTACGTTTCTCGCCAGACGGCCAGCGACTGGCAGTGACGGGCGGACAGCCTGGGCGCATGGGCGAAATCCAGGTGTGGGACGTTAAGAATCGCGAACTTACTTTGTCACACAGCGTGACGTTCGACACAGTCTACGGCGCAAGTTGGTCGCCGGACGGCAAGCTGATTGCGTTTGGTTGCTCCGATAACACGGTGCGAGCCATCGACGCCAAAACCGGTGAGCAGGTCCTGTATCAGGGAGCTCATAGCGATTGGGTTCGAGACACCGTCTTCACCGTCGAAAACGAAAGCCCGCATGTACTGTCGGTGTCTCGCGACATGACGGTGAAGCTAACGGAAGTGGAAACAAACCGATTTATCGACAACGTCACGTCCATCACTCCGGGTGCATTGAAAGGCGGCATCAACAGTATCGCCCGTCATCCCGAAAGAGACGAAATCGTAGTCGGCGGATCGGACGGTGTGCCGAAGGTGTACCGCGTGTTTCGCATCACGGCTCGCAAAATCGGCGACGATTCCAATCTGATCAAAAGCCTTCAACCGATGACCGGCCGCGTCTTCGGAGTCGCCGTCAGTCCGGACGGCAAACGCATCGCCGCTGTCAGCTCACTCGACGGCAAAGGTGAACTGTCGGTGTCCAGTTACGAATTCGACACCAAGCTGCCTGATGATCTGAAAGCGATCAGTGCCAAACTTGTCCGCAGCCGAACGCCGGAGGAAAAGAAGAAACTGGACGACTATCGATCGAAAGACATCAAGCAAATTGCCAACGTAAAAATCGACGATAGCCCGCTGTACGCCGTCGCGTTTCACCCGAACAGCCGCCAGGTAGCCGTGGCCGGCGGTGACGGCACGGTCCGAATTATCGACACCGAAACCGGTCAACCCATCACAACATTCGCCGCCGCGCCGGTTAGCCAAAGCAGCGAACAAAGTCAGCCTGTGGCGACAAACGATCTGACGTGGGCCGATTCCCCTCTGGCGGGCAAGGAAACTCTTCCCGAAGGAACGGCCGTCACCGCTCTAACGATTCAGCCATCGTCTGTCAGCCTGAACAATGCGTTTGATTACACGCAGCTATTGATCTCCGGCACGCTCGATTCCGGCGACACGATTGACGTGACTCGAATCGCCGAACTGCAGCACGACGGGGCTATCGTCGACATCACGCCGTCCGGTTTCGTGAAACCCAAAACGGACGGCACTGCAAAGCTGGTTGTCAAAGTCGGCGCCGTCAGCGTAGAAGTGCCGATGACGGTTTCCGGAGTTGGCCAGCCGTTTGTGGCAGACTTCCGAACGCACGTGAATCCCATTCTGTCGCGAGTCGGCTGTAACCAGGGCACGTGTCACGGTTCGCAAAAAGGCAAAAACGGCTTCAAACTGTCGTTGCGTGGGTACGACCCGATCTACGACATTCGAGCCTTCACGGACGACCTTGCGGCTCGCCGAACCAATGTGGCCTCACCCGCCAACAGCCTGATGCTAATGAAGGCGTCCGGCGCTGTGCCTCATGAAGGCGGTCAGTTGTTCAAGCCAAGCAGTAATTATTACGAAGTCGTCCGCAACTGGGTGGCCAACGGAGCGAAGCTTGATCTGTCGACGCCGAAAGTCGCCAGCATTTCCATTCTGCCTCAAAACCCCGTCATTCAGAAAATCGGTTCGCCTCAGCAAATTCGCATCGTCGCCACGTATGCCGACGGCAGCACCAAAGACGTCACACGCGAAGCCTACATTGACAGCGGCAACACAGAAGTCGCCGTCACAAACCGCTGGGGACTGATGACTGCCATCCGCCGCGGCGAGGCTCCTATCCTGGCACGGTACGAAGGTGCCTACACCGCAACAACGCTGACGGTGATGGGTGACCGCGACGGCTTTGAATGGAAGGAGCCCGAATCATGGAGTGAAATCGACAAACTCGTTGCCGACAAATGGCAGCGCATGAAAATTCAACCATCCGGTTTGTGCAGCGACACGGAGTATCTGCGGCGCGTGCATTTGGACTTAACCGGTCTACCACCAACCGCCGAACAGGTACGAGCGTTTCTGGCAGACGAATCAGAAACGAAGGTTAAGCGAGCGGCCGTGGTCGACCAATTGATCGGCAATGAAGACTTCGTGGAATACTGGACAAACAAGTGGGCCGACCTGCTGCAGGTGAATCGTAAGTTTCTGGGGCCGGAAGGTTCCCAGGCGTTCCGCGACTGGATTCGAACCGAAGTGGCCGCGAACACGCCCTACGATAAATTTGTACAACAGGTGATCACAGCGGACGGGTCGAACAAAGACAACCCGGCGGCGTCCTATTACAAGATCCTGCGTGAACCAGTCGACATCATGGAGAACACGACTCACCTGTTCCTGGGTGTGCGGTTCAACTGCAACAAGTGCCACGATCATCCCTTCGAAAAGTGGACGCAGGATCAATACTACGAAACGGCCGCGTACTTCGCTCGAGTCGGCCTGAAGGCAGATCCCGCGAGCGGAAAACGCAAGATCGGCGGCACGGCGGTGGAAGGTGCCAAGCCGTTTTACGAAGTCGTCTTCGAAAAGAAGGATGGCGAGATCACTCACGACCGCACGGGTTCTGTGGCGCCGCCGGAGTTCCCGTTCGACTGCGACTACGACTGTCCAAAGGAAGCCAATCGCCGCCAGCAACTCGCGGCCTGGATCACATCGCCAGACAATCACTACTTCGCAAAAAGCTACGTAAATCGGCTATGGGGCTACATGCTGGGCGTCGGCATTCGTGAACCAATCGACGACCTTCGCGCCGGCAACCCGGCCACCAACCCCGAATTACTGGACTACCTGACGGCCGAGTTCGTGAAGAGCGAATTCAATGTCCGCCATATGCTGCACCTCATCTGCAAATCACGCACGTATCAGTTGTCGCTGGAAACCAACCAGTGGAATGAGGACGACACACAGAACTACTCTCACGCGATCGCTCGCCGCCTTCCTGCGGAAGTGTTGTATGATGCGATCCATCGAGTGGTCGGAACCACTTCGAACATCCCTGGCGTTCCCAGCGGCACGCGAGCGGCCGCGATTCCGGATGCTGGCGTCAAACTGCCAGACGGCTTTCTGGACAATCTGGGGCGCCCTGTCCGCGAAAGTGCGTGCGAATGTGAGCGATCAGCCGATCTGCAACTGGGACCGATTATGGCACTCATCGGTGGCCCCACCGTTGGCACCGCTCTTGACGACCCGAACAGTGAACTCGCAAAACTTGCAAAAAAAATCGGCGACGATCGGGCGCTGATCGATGAACTATTCATTCGAATCCTCAACCGGCCCGCCACAGACGTGGAAATCGACGCCACGCTGGCGTCCGTCGGTCAGATCGAAAGCGACCATCAGCAACTCACAAAGATGCTGACCGAACGAGAAGAATGGTGGAAGGAAGAACGACCGAAGCTGGAAGCGAGTCGCGAGAAGGCGATCGCCGAAGCCAAAAGCGAATTGGCCTCCTTCGAAAAAGAAATCGCCCCGCGTCGAGCGGAAGAAGAGAAAGCTCGCGCAGAGAAACAGGCAGCGGCTCAAGCCGACTTTGATAAGTACAACGCTGAGACCACAAAGCATGCGAGCGAGTATCTTGCCAAACACAATTCGGATGCCGAATGGTTTCTGCTGGAGTCAGACACACTGACTGCTCCCAAAGGCGTTTCACTGGAACGCCTGAGTGATCGTTCGATCAAGGCGACCGGCAAAGCCGACAAGGGTGCCTACACAATTACCGTGAAGACATCGTTGAAAGACATCACCGCCTTCCGTATCGAAGCATTGCAGGATACGTCGCTGGAAGGCAACGGCCCGGGCCTGCCCGCGAACGGCAATTTTGTGGTGACAGAATTCGACGTTCAGGCCGCAGCCGCAGCGAAGCCGGCCGAGTTCGCAAAAGTTGACCTGGCAAACGCGCAGGCAGACTTCCTGCAAGGTGGCTTCAACATTGCGTTGGCAATTGACGGAAACACGGGCAATCAAAACGCATGGGCGGTCGCCAACGCGGGCGGAGTGACTCACTGGGCGACGTTCGAAACGAAGCAACCAGTGGGCGGTGATGGCGGTACCATTTTGAAGTTCATCATTCATCAAAATCACACCGCCAAGGAACACCTGCTGGGCAGGTTCAGGATCTCTGCCACGCAGAAAGCCAAGCCAGGACTCAGCCTGCCGGAATCGCTAAAAGCAATCGCGAGCGTCCCCGCAGACCAACGCACCGATGCTCAGAACGCCACCGCCGTCGCGTGGTTCGGCAAATCCGACGCGACGCTGGCCGCCAAAAGAGCCGCGTTGAATGAAGCGAAGAAGCCACTGCCGGAGGATCCGGGTGTCACTGAACGTAAGGAAAGACTTGGCTTCGTCAGTCAGGAAATCACTGAAGACGGCAAGCTGGTCCGCCTGCGAGCCGATGTTGAATTCAGCAAGAAGCAACTCGAAGCCAAACGACTAACGGCCACGCAGGATCTCGCGTGGGCACTAATCAACAGCCCCGCGTTTTTGTTTAATCATTAG